The Arabidopsis thaliana chromosome 5, partial sequence genomic interval TTTATAATAAGCATAActctttttcatgtttttataaacatttaatttgttaGTTCAACAACTTTGGTAACAAGTAAACCAAACCTATTTATTGTTTGACGTAtgatgtgtatatatttatgtatatactTCGCATTTAACGCTAGAATTACATAGtgcaaaaaaaggaaaagaaaaaaaagtcattgTTCCacatttttcatattaaaaacataattaattgTGCCATGTACATATACATTGAACTTATAACAAGTCAACAACGACCATTTTccatttataaaattaaatatcgcAATAGTCCGAATACGTAACCTTTTGATGAGGACACAATGACACATCCATCATTTATACTAGCTATTAATCcaagtttaaatttttgtaatcaCCCGTTGCAAAGaatcaatattaatattgCTTAGTTTTCTACAAGAATTATCCATCGTTAAGCAGTCAATATTACAAATGAAGTTAAggatgttttaaaaacataagtaTATAGGTTTCGATTTTATGAACATATCCGTTCATTGTGGATTAATTCAAACTATCAATAAATGTGGCAACAAattaaggaaaagaaaaaagaaagaaaaataaaagaacatccttaatttaatattatgtattttttttttatttttttttttaactagtGCTCTTCTTGCTATGGTTTCCTGTGAGAAAATCAAGCAAAACATGGCTGTTGCATCTAGGGCATCTAGGGTCATTCTCTAAAGAAGTGATGATGTACATGATGCAATTAGGGCAGCCAACGACCACCATTGATTTAgcctctcctcctccacccTCAGCTTCCTCCGAGCATAACGATGACGATGAACTCTCAGTGAGCAAAGATGAATCCAACGACGGTGAAATATTTAGTTTCAGATCAAGTCCAAGGTTACTCGCAGCTTCTTGATTCATGTTCCTTGCCTTCCAAGAAGAGTATACTATGTGTGTTGATATATTATTCTACAAGAATCAGAATAAGAAACacagtaaaacaaaactttagaTGGAGATCCATGGTTTataaaacatgtatatatataaaaagaattgaTCAATTGAATACTTATTTTTCTATCGATCAATCAAAAAGTGAAGAtgacaataacaaaatttcaacatatgagaacaaaaaaaattcgatGAGAACAAATTAACTTGGTTCTCGGGTTCCAAAGTAGCTTTACCTTGGTGAAGACTAGTAGTAGTTTAGTTCTTGTTCTTGAGATTTAAAGAGAGATAGTTTGATGTCTGCATGTTAGTGgctgttatatatatatagatagaggAGAAGATACACGCAAGATGAGAGAGGGTCTCATTGAATGTATATTAATGAATTAGTAGGATTAGTTTCATCTAgctttcaaaataaatattcttgtagaaaataattataatatgaGGTGTTTGTAAGCAATAAAtgtaatttgaaaataatagtATGCAAAAGATTGAGTATATGACTTGTGCTTTGAAATTGCATTTATTACCAAATAGTATTTGGATAATTACAAAGGAGATATTTTTGTCCATTTTCATAAATCATCATATTATTAGTATGAAAATCGAAATTCAAATTGAGAGGGAAGAAGTAGACAATGCATTTGTTTCAAACTTGGAAGGTTGTAATGTAGTTAAAATCGgtgttgacaaaaacaaattgtagtTTAATGGGTAGTTGATATTATTAGATTTCTAAAGTCGTATATGATGatactttttttaataaaccgAAAATTATTGTTGAAAAATTGATAAGTATTGGTGAATATGAATTTGGATAGCTTGACGGCTAGACGCACGGCCAACAAATGATAGAAAGATTGACCAAAAACAGATGAATGGCTTTTGACTGTTAATATTATTGACTTTTAGAATGCCAAATAGTAAAATGGAAGAATAATAAATGAGTATGTGAAAATTCATGggagatttggttttgtttgacttAGAACAAATATGGAGTTGTGGTTGGTGTCTAATAAGAGATTTATTTAGGCTCTGACTAGTGATGAAATCATGGAAAGAATATGACATAAGATTGCTTTTGTCATCTTAGACTTTCGTTAGCCTCATCAGTCAAAGTAAAAATCTAACTACACACAACCAAAGTTTGACTATACCAAGACATCGACAATGATAGAATCAATCAACCATAACTAAAGATATTACAAGTACCCTAATTCTCAACTTTTATTACAAGTACTTAAATATCTCAATCTTACACGTGAATAAAGTAAATCATCCTTCTAATCAAAACATCAGCAAGGTttttaacacaacaaaagtaaattaCAACAGTTTTTACGTACCATTTGGGTTATTTATTAGAATTGATGTAACCGGAGGAAATACTAGTCTTCCACGATGTGTTTCCTCTCGAGCTCAATGAACTGTTTGTTATTATGGGAGGTTTCAGTGGCGTTTCGTGTCTCGTTCTCTCCTTTGCATCGCTGTAACTGCATTTGAAGACTTCGTACAAGGTCGTTTAGCCTCTGGATATGTCTCTCTTGTGACAAGATGATCTGTAACGATTAACAAACTAAGAATTGACAGgtcttcttctattttcagGTTCAAAATTATGCTGAAGTTATGAGGTTCGTCATACATCCAATGGAACTTTAAGGTTGCAAGACCAATAAGTCTATGTTTCTCCACTAACCTCATCTATTTGATGCAATCAGGGAAAACACAACAGAAGGCAAAAAAACCCCGAATATTTCTATGCAACATTAAAAACTCAGATCAGTCATTGATGGATTCCATAGACAttctcaaaaagaagaagatagagatatGAAAGCCAGTTACAAAGAATGTTTGTCCAGAGACTCATGAGACTAGAATGTCGAGGATAAAGTCAACAACACAACTACTAAGGCATAGTTATAGATTGACTCAAAAGGCAAGTGAAGCAGATATAGGAATCTTAAGCATCAGAGCATTCTAAGTTAACTGACACTATCCAATTATGCATATCTCTGCTACAGTTGTACTAATCTATAAGTCACAATCCCAAAACGAATTCTCAGGTCTTTCTCATACAACTGAACACACAAAACTTCaatgaaaaagagtttaagaaTGAAGTAAGTACCTTCTCCTTGACAGCTTCTTCCCTCTTTGCAATTTGCTGATGTTTCTGAGACAAGCTAGGAGCTGCATCAAGCTCAAGAAGTGGTTGCCTCCATTCAAACTGAGAAGTGACTATAAGTATAACCAGAAGAAAGACTAGCATGATCGGCCTCGACATTTTCTATTCAGCTCTTACAAAACCTGTTCCAAATTTCACAATCAATCCATTTCATACCATCCTAAACACACATCCAAAGACCACGCCTAATCGAATTGAGACATATATCGAAAATGAGATCGATGCGACTTAAAATTCACCTACTCActtcaaattttctaattaaaaaccaaaagtaGAACAATGTAAACAGTGTAAGCTGATACTATAAAAAGCAACTCCATCAAATCAATGACCTAGGGTTTCAATACGAATCTCCTTCATATGTAACTAACTTACTAAGGATAAGCAAATAACACATACTACAGAAAAACTGAATTTCCTCAGCACAACAAAGCAAAATTGAAGCATCGTAGAAGATATAACGAAGACGATTAAGTATCTCCAACTTACAGATCGATTTATCACAGTGAAATCAAACTTCATTATCGAATCATCAGcttttctagggtttcttaaACCGGAAAAATTGACGAAACTGATCGAGATCAATAAAATCGGCTTGACGGAGTATTGAGGAAACTTGACTTCTCCAAAATGGGTTCTCgtatagaagaagagagaaagaaacaaaagcagagGTTTAATGGCGGCGAGAAAATTCTACAAATCTTAGTGCAACAACCATCTGGACGAGAAAGATAAACAGTACGGATTTGGAAAATAGTCATTTACTAATTTGCCCCCATCATTTATCCATTCTCTGATTCTCATTAAACACACCACTTAATAAGCCTTGAAGTGTAAAAACTATATCCACTAGTTCTTCTGTGCTTGATATTTcaggttttgatttggttgcACAGATTTGAAGTAGAAGTGTAAAACATAAACCGTTTACACAAAAACATCATATAATCCTTGTCAATGTCCGAGAAAAGATGATACAAACATAGCTAGGACACTGTTTTTCGCTACTTCCATAAGCCTCTTATTCTAGATAAAACAACATTGCTATCAGAGCCACTACACCTATAATAACATCCCATCGTGCCTTGTTCACTGATTTGATCGAGTATAAACCCACGAAGCAGCTCGACAATGATTCCGTGGcgtcttttcctttcttcttctgtgatGGTCTTTCCTCTAACAGTGATGACATTTGTTTGTCTATCATGTTTGGTAAAGGAAGTACCCTTATCTCCATTGATGCTGATTCTAGTGTTGGCACTTCGTTTGGTGTGTTCCCTGTCATCACCGCTTCATCGAGATTGATGATTTCGTCTCTTAGGATATCCGCAAAGAAATCCTCGTCATTATCCACCTAAACCACACACACATAACATTCATTAAGAAGAACGACAACAATCAAGAACCATCATACAACAATTAGAAGCCAGGTGACAAAACCTGTAGATTTTCTGATGACTCTGCCATCTCAGCGAGTAGTTTCTCCCCTGATTCACCTGCTAGGTAAAAATCAACCAAGTTGTCCCAATCAGACGGGCTCCCTGAACTCGTAGCGCCATTTTGGACTTTCGCATGCTTCTCGGCTGATGAATTTGGCTTTGGTGCCTTCTGACTTGTACCACTATTGTATTCTTTGTTCCTCCTAACCCGGCAAACAACCATAGCATCATCCTAGAATTTACATAAACATAATCAATCAACTCAAGCCAAAGACAAAACTCCTAAAATTTTACTGTATTCCTCTTAGAGACTCAAAAAGTAGCCAAAGTCACCACCTCTTATGTAATGGTTAACAATTAatctataagaaaaaacaaactctcGAGAACAGTTTTACCAGAGATACTCCTTTCACGCAGTACTCGTGCATAATCCAGTCAGTTCTTTCGCCTTTTGGTGCACGACCAATATGGAAAACAAGCGTCCTCTTTGTTCCAATGACCTCAGAACCAGACTTCACATCACGCTCTTTCCCAGTTGCTTTCCAGTATCCCATCTTCGTTGCTCTCCTGTTCTGTGAACCATGTGGATACTTTTTCCCACGCGCACAGAAGAAGAACCACTCGCTATCAGATTTCACAATCGACTTATCTGCAAagaacaaacacacaaaaaaaattgtcaattCCAATCCAAGAgccaaaaaatagaaactttatATCTTAGGCACCCAAAATAGAGATCTCTCCTGAAGCctgaagaacaacaaaatcaaattccaaGTAGAAGAAAGACACAAAAGAATCAATTGGTTCGAATTCGAAGACAAACCGGGTAAATCCCAAGGCTCGAAATTGTAAATCTCAAGGTCCGGTATAACCTCAACGGACCTCTCCAAGCCATCCATCTTCCGCTTCAGGTAATACGAAATCAACTCCACATCCGTCGGCGAGAATTTAAACCCAGGAAACACCGTCGACGCTTCCATCGACGCCGCCGTATCCTTAGAAACTCCAACCGCCTTCGTGTCCATGAAGGCTCGCGCGTATACAACAGTCGCCACAAAAAGAGCGCGTAAGAAATCGGCCACCGCCCAAAGAGTAAAATCCGGGAATTTTCGATAACCTGAAGGATTTTTCTTCTCAGTGTGGTCTCTTCTCACTTGCTCAGGGAGCTTTTGAATTGTTATTGGAACACTTCACAGGTGCACACATATGGGTTTTTGCATACGTGTTGCCAAGGCATTGCTTAATCTACGTGTGCATGCCACGTCACTAAACCTAGTTATATTATAGGTTTTATTTCATTTAGACCCTTAATGTTTTTACGTACTCCCAATTTACGActtattgtttagtgttttcaGATAAAGTCCCAATATATATCCGAAATCTTACTATCGATCAATCGCTCACAATTATATATCCCAAAATATCTTGTTCAGGATCTCGTAATCAACAAGCGTTACctcaaagtttttgttgatttgaagCTTAAGGGTTAACCACTTATCATTACAAGAAAACTTATCCTTCTTGATGGATTTCAACTGCTCCACAAGACTTTCCATATAGTTAAGTTTAATCAAAAACTCATGTTCAAAAAAGCTAAACAAGAAAGGTGAATTTTCGCAAATCTCCCTCCGTAAAACCTCGTACGTCTTCGAAATAGTATTAGTAGTAAAATCTGTGGACTATGTTTCTGTGTCAAGGTACGACAGGGAAAACGAAATGTATGAGTGAACTTTATTGTTGTTTCCATGATGAAATGGGGTTACAAATTACGATCAAATTATACTCAAAtcattatttgtaaaaaaactaaagtgaTATTAACGTGGTTAACTCTGTtctgttaatttttttggtgatgTGAATCCAAAAATTACTTTGAAAGTTTCTCGTAcaattaaaagtttaaagttGATGATGAACGGAAACTATAAACAATCATAACAAGAAATTCTCCAAATTATTTCAgcaacaaatttatattttgtcaAGATCAACAATGATCGATAACGATAATATGATTTAAGAGTTTTTTCATACCAAAACTCTTTAGAATTAAAAATCCTCCTTTCATAGGCCTTTGAACTAAAAAATAGAACTCTTCAACAATATTTTAGTCAAAAGCTAATGATACGTGAAAGAGTTCGATACCTTTTATAACACCATCCAAGGATATAGATCAAGTCTAAAACTAAGAAAAGAGATAAACATCTAATCTTCTAATCCTCATACCTTCgaaaagtaaacaataattaatattgaatgctaacaagtaacaaccaaaatatataaacaaacgctttgtttggtttttaaggTTGGTTTGTTATCGAGGGGgtattttatcttttgaattttgtaaaaaatctataaatataggtgatgattttagaaaaaaatgaggATTTTTTTACACATTTTGGCATTTCCCCCTACAGttaaaaagagagtaaaaatcaaaatatatatcatgtgTTGTACAAGTAAACACCTACCAACCAAGCCCATCAAGAAGATACTACTACTAGAATCACTCATTTCCTCTATATATCTTATTGGTGACAAACTGACCAGTCACCAATAAATGTCTCTAGTCACGGCGGCTCCTCCGGTCAACATCGATCAAATCTTTCCCGTGGTTGACGTATACACTTGCGATTCTTCCTCCATCGTACAATATGCATGCATATAAATACCAATATAGGTGATGGTtattgtaaatgtttttagaGAAAATGAGGATTTTTTAAACCCATTTTTCCCTTCACTAAAAAAGAATCGAcacacaaaaagagagagtttatAAAATACACGATAATATCAAAGTTAAACACACACCAACCAAGTAAACAAGATACAACACAATTggaatctttcttctttgacaaaaaaaaaaggaatctctctctttctctgattCTCTCATGTCCATGCAACAAGAAACGTCTCACATGACGGCGGCTCCACAGACCAACGGCCATCAAATCTTCCCTGAGATTGACATGTCCGCCGGCGATTCCTCCTCCATCGTACGAGCTACAGTCGTCCAAGCCTCTACAGTCTTCTACGATACTCCCGCCACGCTAGGTTCGTTCCTGTTTTCTCGATTTTTGATTCACTATGGTTGGTGAGATCGCTTTCGATGCCTTATCCACGAAATTTTGTCAGATAAGGCAGAGAGACTGCTTTCTGAGGCAGCGGAGAATGGATCTCAGCTAGTGGTGTTCCCGGAGGCTTTCATCGGTGGATATCCACGTGGCTCTACCTTTGAATTGGCTATTGGTTCTCGTACCGCTAAAGGACGAGATGACTTTCGCAAGTACCATGCTTCTGCCATTGATGTTCCTGGTAATAAAGTCCTCCACCATATCTCCGATTATGttctcactttttttctttcgattttGGATCTTAGCATGAATACCAGGGCACGCACTTATTACCACATAAATCCATTGTTCTCTAACTAGCTACCAACATAGAACAACTAGGCAACCCTCTTTTATATTCACTTAGGTCGCGTGTTCGATTCACGTTCACTGCACCATTTGATAAGTTTGAAGCTATGAACTCTTATCTTTTATCACTTCTCATTCCAAGATACAAACTCAAGAACTACCCTAACAATGGAGATTTTTTCAAGAGATCTCCTAACTCTCCTCCATAAAACCATACGTTTGTTAAAAACACATCAATACATGCATAACTTCATCAATTCTCTTGACAAGAGGTTACaaaatctgtttcttcttgctctgttttaacTCCTTTTCACATGACTTCTATGCTTCTCTTTGCTTATTCACGTGTCTCATAACCTCCTTTTCAGCTACCACACGTATCTCCTAGCTTATCACACTTAAGATCTAATAAATTCTCACCAAAGCCGTCTTTAAAACAGCTTCTGTTCTACTACGACACTGTAACAGAAACTGCAACAAACAACCAAGgtggttcttgtttttttttggtatcaagGTGGTTCTTGTTGCTTTGAGGGAGATGCCTCTTCCTTCTTACATGAGAGCTTGTAGCATCACCAAGATCTGACCAGTTCATCAAGAGACGTAGCTTGGTTGCTCCACCCGTGACTCCACAACAAGCTTCATTCAAGGGAGGCACAGATGCTCCAAGAGTAAGAAGTTGTAGATAAGATCATTTCAGCAACAGTCACATGGGCTTAACTTATGAAAGGCCCAGTGACTTGGGCTTTCACATGGGTCAATCTCATAGCCAATAAACCCAACAATTGTTAGTGTGATCATCTACTAACAATTGAGTGTTTCAGTCTCTACTAGTTATAGTGTTTCTTGAATCACCAAGTGTGTGTAAACTGTAAATTACATTCTACTTATTCATCTGTGCCATCTTGTGTTAGGCCCTGAAGTGGAACGATTAGCGTTAATGGCCAAGAAGTACAAAGTATACTTGGTTATGGGTGTGATAGAGAGGGAAGGCTACACGCTATACTGCACCGTTCTTTTCTTCGATTCACAAGGTCTGTTCTTAGGTAAGCACCGCAAACTCATGCCTACAGCTCTTGAACGTTGCATTTGGGGATTTGGAGATGGATCAACCATCCCTGTGTTCGATACTCCTATTGGGAAAATCGGTGCTGCTATTTGTTGGGAAAATAGGATGCCTTCTTTGAGAACCGCAATGTATGCCAAAGGTTAGTCTCTCTTTAGCTTCTACAAAGGGACAATGTATCAGTATGTTGCTTGTGATTTGATCATGTTGGTGTGTTACactgttgtgtttttttttgtaggcaTTGAGATTTATTGTGCACCTACTGCTGATTCAAGAGAAACTTGGCTAGCATCAATGACTCATATTGCACTTGAGGGtggatgttttgttttgtcagcTAACCAGTTTTGTCGTCGGAAAGACTATCCTTCTCCGCCGGAATACATGTTTTCCGGTTCAGAAGAGAGCCTAACACCGGACTCTGTTGTCTGCGCTGGTGGAAGCTCTATCATTTCACCTTTGGGAATTGTTTTAGCTGGACCAAACTATAGAGGAGAAGCTCTTATCACAGCTGATCTAggtatattattaattaacatttgttaatcatcatcattcattcTTGAACAAAAAGTTAACTAATCATATCCTATAAATCTCTAACAGATCTTGGGGACATAGCACGAGccaagtttgattttgatgtggTCGGACATTACTCGAGGCCTGAAGTGTTTAGCTTGAACATAAGGGAGCATCCGAGAAAAGCGGTCAGCTTCAAGACGTCAAAGGTAATGGAAGATGAATCCGTCTAACAAATGATCATTTGTTAGACCCAAACTTTCTCTGTAATTTGATGAAGTTTATCTGTAGTAAACTTCAAGACTTGTGTTGTAATTGAAATCgataaaaaatctaaaccgttAGATTGAGTGTTGTCTTCTATTCCTCGTTTATACTATGCTTGGTTCTGCTCGTTCCATGTTCTTCAAATTTGTACATGAAACTAGTGATTCAATAACTTGTTAGGGATTAAGATGAGTCATTTTTAcgaaaaagatgaaagaaaaacaaacccaaatggCCAAAACAAATAAGCTACCAATTCTCTCTACTCTTCCGCAACACAACACTCTCTATGGGTTTGGGCCTTGTTTCCTTATTTATTTCCCTGTCTCTTGGAATGGGCTTAGGCTTTTCTGTTTGTATCCACCCTGTGAAAACCTAAAACATtcatataaattgtttttttttggtttggcaTAGAGGATAAGCAACACATTCGTACCGAAACAAACCGAAATatggaattttaaaaactctgttttataggtttaaaaattatgtaatCAAGTTCTGGGATAAAAATACGaagtatattaatatataggaaaactcatatttttaacattCAAAGTGTTATTTGGTAACACCAAAATCGAAACGAAAAGTCTGCCCATGTTTGAGACGATCTGTCCACTGACAGTTGATTTG includes:
- a CDS encoding uncharacterized protein (unknown protein; BEST Arabidopsis thaliana protein match is: unknown protein (TAIR:AT3G11600.1); Has 136 Blast hits to 136 proteins in 15 species: Archae - 0; Bacteria - 0; Metazoa - 0; Fungi - 0; Plants - 136; Viruses - 0; Other Eukaryotes - 0 (source: NCBI BLink).) translates to MNQEAASNLGLDLKLNISPSLDSSLLTESSSSSLCSEEAEGGGGEAKSMVVVGCPNCIMYIITSLENDPRCPRCNSHVLLDFLTGNHSKKSTS
- a CDS encoding peptidyl-prolyl cis-trans isomerase G (unknown protein; FUNCTIONS IN: molecular_function unknown; INVOLVED IN: biological_process unknown; EXPRESSED IN: 22 plant structures; EXPRESSED DURING: 13 growth stages; BEST Arabidopsis thaliana protein match is: unknown protein (TAIR:AT3G44280.1); Has 30201 Blast hits to 17322 proteins in 780 species: Archae - 12; Bacteria - 1396; Metazoa - 17338; Fungi - 3422; Plants - 5037; Viruses - 0; Other Eukaryotes - 2996 (source: NCBI BLink).) — protein: MKFDFTVINRSFEWRQPLLELDAAPSLSQKHQQIAKREEAVKEKIILSQERHIQRLNDLVRSLQMQLQRCKGENETRNATETSHNNKQFIELERKHIVED
- a CDS encoding peptidyl-prolyl cis-trans isomerase G (unknown protein; FUNCTIONS IN: molecular_function unknown; INVOLVED IN: biological_process unknown; LOCATED IN: endomembrane system; EXPRESSED IN: 22 plant structures; EXPRESSED DURING: 13 growth stages; BEST Arabidopsis thaliana protein match is: unknown protein (TAIR:AT3G44280.1); Has 82 Blast hits to 82 proteins in 13 species: Archae - 0; Bacteria - 0; Metazoa - 0; Fungi - 0; Plants - 82; Viruses - 0; Other Eukaryotes - 0 (source: NCBI BLink).); translation: MSRPIMLVFLLVILIVTSQFEWRQPLLELDAAPSLSQKHQQIAKREEAVKEKIILSQERHIQRLNDLVRSLQMQLQRCKGENETRNATETSHNNKQFIELERKHIVED
- a CDS encoding peptidyl-prolyl cis-trans isomerase G (unknown protein; FUNCTIONS IN: molecular_function unknown; INVOLVED IN: biological_process unknown; LOCATED IN: endomembrane system; EXPRESSED IN: 22 plant structures; EXPRESSED DURING: 13 growth stages.); the protein is MSRPIMLVFLLVILIVTSQFEWRQPLLELDAAPSLSQKHQQIAKREEAVKEKMRLVEKHRLIGLATLKFHWMYDEPHNFSIILNLKIEEDLSILSLLIVTDHLVTRETYPEAKRPCTKSSNAVTAMQRRERDTKRH
- the NAC089 gene encoding NAC domain containing protein 89; protein product: MGYWKATGKERDVKSGSEVIGTKRTLVFHIGRAPKGERTDWIMHEYCVKGVSLDDAMVVCRVRRNKEYNSGTSQKAPKPNSSAEKHAKVQNGATSSGSPSDWDNLVDFYLAGESGEKLLAEMAESSENLQVDNDEDFFADILRDEIINLDEAVMTGNTPNEVPTLESASMEIRVLPLPNMIDKQMSSLLEERPSQKKKGKDATESLSSCFVGLYSIKSVNKARWDVIIGVVALIAMLFYLE
- the NAC089 gene encoding NAC domain containing protein 89 (NAC domain containing protein 89 (NAC089); FUNCTIONS IN: sequence-specific DNA binding transcription factor activity; INVOLVED IN: multicellular organismal development, regulation of transcription; LOCATED IN: cellular_component unknown; EXPRESSED IN: 22 plant structures; EXPRESSED DURING: 12 growth stages; CONTAINS InterPro DOMAIN/s: No apical meristem (NAM) protein (InterPro:IPR003441); BEST Arabidopsis thaliana protein match is: NAC domain containing protein 60 (TAIR:AT3G44290.1); Has 30201 Blast hits to 17322 proteins in 780 species: Archae - 12; Bacteria - 1396; Metazoa - 17338; Fungi - 3422; Plants - 5037; Viruses - 0; Other Eukaryotes - 2996 (source: NCBI BLink).), which encodes MDTKAVGVSKDTAASMEASTVFPGFKFSPTDVELISYYLKRKMDGLERSVEVIPDLEIYNFEPWDLPDKSIVKSDSEWFFFCARGKKYPHGSQNRRATKMGYWKATGKERDVKSGSEVIGTKRTLVFHIGRAPKGERTDWIMHEYCVKGVSLDDAMVVCRVRRNKEYNSGTSQKAPKPNSSAEKHAKVQNGATSSGSPSDWDNLVDFYLAGESGEKLLAEMAESSENLQVDNDEDFFADILRDEIINLDEAVMTGNTPNEVPTLESASMEIRVLPLPNMIDKQMSSLLEERPSQKKKGKDATESLSSCFVGLYSIKSVNKARWDVIIGVVALIAMLFYLE
- the NIT4 gene encoding nitrilase 4 (nitrilase 4 (NIT4); CONTAINS InterPro DOMAIN/s: Nitrilase/cyanide hydratase and apolipoprotein N-acyltransferase (InterPro:IPR003010), Nitrilase/cyanide hydratase, conserved site (InterPro:IPR000132); BEST Arabidopsis thaliana protein match is: nitrilase 3 (TAIR:AT3G44320.1); Has 7653 Blast hits to 7575 proteins in 1747 species: Archae - 162; Bacteria - 5078; Metazoa - 407; Fungi - 539; Plants - 330; Viruses - 11; Other Eukaryotes - 1126 (source: NCBI BLink).), which codes for MSMQQETSHMTAAPQTNGHQIFPEIDMSAGDSSSIVRATVVQASTVFYDTPATLDKAERLLSEAAENGSQLVVFPEAFIGGYPRGSTFELAIGSRTAKGRDDFRKYHASAIDVPGPEVERLALMAKKYKVYLVMGVIEREGYTLYCTVLFFDSQGLFLGKHRKLMPTALERCIWGFGDGSTIPVFDTPIGKIGAAICWENRMPSLRTAMYAKGIEIYCAPTADSRETWLASMTHIALEGGCFVLSANQFCRRKDYPSPPEYMFSGSEESLTPDSVVCAGGSSIISPLGIVLAGPNYRGEALITADLDLGDIARAKFDFDVVGHYSRPEVFSLNIREHPRKAVSFKTSKVMEDESV
- the NIT4 gene encoding nitrilase 4; this encodes MKGPVTWAFTWVNLIANKPNNCPEVERLALMAKKYKVYLVMGVIEREGYTLYCTVLFFDSQGLFLGKHRKLMPTALERCIWGFGDGSTIPVFDTPIGKIGAAICWENRMPSLRTAMYAKGIEIYCAPTADSRETWLASMTHIALEGGCFVLSANQFCRRKDYPSPPEYMFSGSEESLTPDSVVCAGGSSIISPLGIVLAGPNYRGEALITADLDLGDIARAKFDFDVVGHYSRPEVFSLNIREHPRKAVSFKTSKVMEDESV